caaaaataaaaggaagcaacaatacctttccttaatatcccttaatatcaatggactcaattctccaataaagacatagactaactgactggctacacaaacaggacccaacattttgctgcttacaggaaacttatctcagggaaaaagacagacactacctcagagtgaaaggctggaaaacaatttttcaagaaaatggtatgaagaaacaagctggattagccattctaatatcaaataaaatcaacttccaacccaaagttatcaaaaaaagtcaaggagggacacttcatactcatcaaaggtaaaatcctccaagaggaacactcaattctgaatatctatgctccaaatgcaaaagcagccacattcattaaagaaactttagtaaaactcaaagcacacattgtacttcacacaataatagtgggagacttcaacacaccacttccatcaattgacagatcatggaaacagaaactaaacagggacacagtgaaataacagaagttacaaaacaaatggactaaacagatatctacagaacattttaccctacaacaaaaggatataccttattctcagcaagTCATGGTACcatctctaaaattgaccataaaattgatCACacaacaggcctccacagatccctttagctccttgggtactttctctagctccttcattggaggccgtgtgatccatccaatagctgattgtgagcatccacattcTTATTCccatagtgactgtacaagttttcactttCATCAGCAATGGTTGAGCAATTCCCTTattgcacatccttgccagcatgagcagtcACCTGTGTTGTTGATCTTGGACATTCTAATAGTTGTTAGATAGAATCCCAAGGtgggtttcatttcctttttcttgatgtCCAAATATTGCTAAGGGTCATGCAATAGGAATGACCAATGGCTTTAAAACTCAGGGAATATGGTCAGCCCACTGATTATCACAGCCACATGGGTAAGTCTTGGTGTGGCAAGGCCCCAAGTACTTCATGCCACTATGAAGCTCTGTTCTGCTTACTGCCCTCATATCCCTCTTAATCTGAGAAGGAATTAGCATTAAGAGGTGTAcactccttttcctctctaacttTTTTCTTCCCTAATGGGTGTTAGTTGGTTGGAAGGGATTGGGGTGAAAAAAGTGTTGGAAGATCATAGAACCCAATAAACTATCCCATAACAATGCTTAGGGATAAGGAGATACACAGATTAGCAAGCAGAGATCAGTGTCATAGGATACACTGAACTGAATAAactaaatttagaaaatacaCTTTATTATGGCCAGTGTTATGATCAAGACATGGTGCCATAGTTTGTCAGTTTAGGGTTGGTGCAAGTCTGTGAAAATGTATATGGGAAGTCTCAGTATTAATTTTGTAACTCAGTGTGAATCCTTCCTCAATATGGAACATACAAACTGATGGTtcctattctattatttcaagctctttcaatATAGCTGTTATTAATGATTTCCCACTCCTCCAAAATTGCAAGTGAAGTGTCAAATATGTTGGATAAATTTctcagtttggggctggagaggtgactcagcagggtagaaccctggccacatttacattggatcagagctTGATTCTGAGAAACCATATTCATAGGCATACatctgtttgtaactccagctctaggggtatgaCACCTATTCTTAAGAGGAGGAAATCcctaaaaatacatacacacccaacacacatacacaaaaaaatgaatgctTAAGTTTTCTTTGTTCACAGGAGTAAGTATCACAGGTCAGATTTTAAGTTTCATCACACCGACAGCTATAACCACTCCTGGATTTATCTTGTGGTCTTCACTGCCCTGGTCATTCTCATGCAGCTGAAATGGTTAAGTTCTTCGAtttaatcttctgagaaaataattttgtgactgGCAAGCCACTGACAGACAGAGTGACAACTTTGCCACCTCATTGCTCTATATGTCTTGTCTCCTGTCGGATTGGTAGGTGTTTGTGATGATTGGAAAAACAATTTCACCATAGCCCAGGGTGAAGTCTTTACCAAGGTCTTTCAGGAGAATATGTCCAGTGTGGATCCTGGATTCCTCCCTGGTCCTCTTAAGGCTTCTGAGCatgacctgtttctgcctcttttcctatttattctCGATATGCTCAGCAGATTGTACTGCTCTAGAGAGCACAAAGTTATGATGTTCAGTGCTTGACTCTCACCTCAGTAGGGCCCAAGGTAGCAAAGCATATATCTCCTAACTAAAATGGAATGACATacaatatatttactatttatataaatttcatccTTGAAAATACTTAATCATAACAATGCATCCTCGTTTGTTCAGGTAGAGAAATATAgagagggattctgttcttgtctgAAGTTTGAAGTATCAACTAAGACGGAGCGAGAGTATCAGTTTGATCAGGACCATTTAACACATTAAACTGTTTAGTGAAAATTGGTTGCATCAGTTTCAGTCCAGCCTGCAGCAGAATACAGTTatatacaggagaacagaggatgctgaataactcacttaccatgtcagtcagattccaaccagaaatcatttcacattGACAAATGAGTATAgccttattctttaaaaattacagcagtgagcaccacaccttgttcatacaaaatgttgaaaacatattTAAAGAATAAAGGTCTTAATGGTATTAGTGGAACTGTCTTCTGGATTTGGCATTTTTTAGTGAATCTGGTTTTCAACAGTTGAAAAGCACAGAACAAGGATCTTtaggatctctgaagatcaacagtaaggGGCAGATACTGGGGAAGACTGCAGCCAGAACCTCACTGACAAGCCGTATGAAGAGATGAGAATGCATTAAAAGGGTatgaaagatgatacaaataaaatttagaagataaaagctaacaaatgtgaccaccagcatcaGAATAGTATGGGTTGCTCTGGACTTAGCTTGGCCTCTGCGGTActgattgggagtgaggatgtgctgcattcgctggcgatgtctatggaggagaagtatcatggagacactggtccagaccatgatgctcatgaatgtggcatcataGGAAAACTGCAAGAAGACAATGCCTCCaatgaatccagaagtggaacagaacaagttgcttttagagtcagtgttattgtctgttatctgtggaccagtgaccttaattggaatgtggatgttacttaagacactgaaaaaccaacaactgtaACAAGAATAACTCACAAAATTTGGGACACTAGCTCTGAGTATAAGTTTACCTCTATTAACAAGAACAAGAGTGACAAAATGATGGatactcaggacacaggtggaacacaagtttgtgcttcttgccaccatgtgactgaagaattctaatttacatttgagttcagttGGAGGAGTTTTTGGAGCAAAAGCtatcatgttgtttggaaatatagtgaggaatagagtcaaggcattggccacagccatgtggcttaaaatcacctgtctgggtctctgtttagaaccagtcaagactggatagaaattatggacaaacagaaagacattggccaaggtcccaaccccaaactggcaaagcaagaggagctgaagagccacttcctcagtgcTTTTCAGGGATTTAGCATGATCAGACATTGAGAGGGTTTTACAGGACCCTGGATGATTAGATAGAACACTACTCTTCTCAGGTTTCTGTTTTATTGTCCACATTTACCAATTGATTTGAgacaatttcttcacttgataagtGAGACACTATTCTATCACACTACAGGTAAATTGCCTGgaaaacatgcatatataataactcaaattaaattttatactGATTTTATTACTCCGGCCTTGAGATAATTTTTGTATTACAACTACAGATTTATTGGTCCAGTACCTCAAGAAtacaataacacacattttaacacacaATGGTCCTTGCTTATGAATACAAACAAGAAAGAGAGTAGTTTGAACATGTGATTCTACCATCAGAATTCAATACAATTAGGAGAGAGGGGAGGCTTCAATTGGGATGTAACtaaaccattaaaaataaaacaatatataaatggagcataaaaaaataattaattgaatttACTTATGTTATAGtaacatgttaaaaataatgtgtatgCGAATTTCATGTAAGATTACACATATTAATGAAGTTGTGTAATTGAGTTCAGGTGTAGAAAATTAAGTTAttggcttttgagaaaattttataccattcatccacacaagcacacacacacaaaaacccaccACATATTTCTAATAAAGCCAGCTGTCTTCTGATCACACAGATGAACATAGTCTTACATATGTGTCCTCCATGCAAAAAAGAATCCAACTTGCTAAAACGTTTCATCTATTCATATTTTTCCTGAccttaatttttgttctaaaatgtcAGGTGCTAGAGCCTTAGCTGAGTCACCTGAAGCTTCCCTCCAAAGTTACTAACACAATCACTGTTACACCCTTTGCAAACCGATGCTTATTCTgtattttacttgtttatatatgTTCTGTAGGAATATGAGGGCCCCATTCAccagataaaattcaacatctcacatacatgttacactgaatgctgttttctcctgagtactaatctaggacagagacatttctttgagataaaagcaaaatattaacctaTTTAAGTTTACCTGCAGACTTccaaaagaaataatgtttcatgttgacttcagaagacaattttcactgaAGACAATAGAAGAGAATTTTAAGCAGAAGTCTATGGTTGGAAGAATCccaccttctgagcctcagtcaggatgaatATTGTCATCTGAAggccagctgcagagcacagctcctatagaagcatatttcctagtgcctggattgaggaacttctctgtgtcactctttgcctgagaaagaatgcaatgaaatttggaatggtttcttattctccatgCAATGCTGTGAAGGTAACCCAACAAAGTCCAAGTTTCCAGTCTCATAAAACAATAGGGCACTGGGACATGACATCCTTCAGAGAGTTTATTAttgtgtcatctgtggcatccgcacatttgtctgcatggtgtctttgggatacctccaatgaaggaaaatcatttatccccagaggaaacctccattcctttctgatgctTACTGATCATGTCTCGGAGTTTGTTAGATCttaatgagtacctgggcagaagttagggaaaggttttcatgtttcctttgggagaatctaagttctgaattgatTTTGTCGTTAGATATGAATTGGGGCACTCCTGGGTAAAACAAGGGACTCATTATGTGAGTTTCTATagagtactttcctccctactatttCACTTCTGCAAAATTATCCTGACACCAAGTCCTCCCAAATTACTGGCAATGTATCATtcagattctgtaatttcccTGGAAGTTGCTTCATTCCAACTTTTCCCATGTTTGACCCAGGACGTTCATAAATGACAAATTTATTGAAACTGGTCTTTCCCACCTGAATCCTGGAGTTATTCCAATATCCACTTGTTTTCAGATAgattatgacttttttttctgatatacTCATGAATTCTTATCACAGGTCTAATATTCTTTGGTACTATCTTGAGAATCTCATTTGTAATAACTCATACAAGGAAAGATATGGATTGAGCTATCATTAAGGAATAAATAGCTCCAACTCATTTCTGctctaggtataataaaaaactagggacttagttttgattttcaatgatgaaaagtaaaaattctgattataaatctaagaattgtatgttctAAACATTTATTGATATTTAAGCCTGCAGCAATATAGTCTCAGGCACAATGAACTTATACTTTCATGTGGGAGAATTAAGATACCACTGTACAATATTTTCACAAATGAAAATACCAGCATTTAGAATGGGATATATGTGGAAATAGGACCAAAAGAAAGAATAACGTATCTTTAATTGCTCAGATACCTTATGTTTGTCTAGGACAAGCACATATCCATGATTTCATCTGTAACATTTATATCGGCTAATTGTCATTTACACATATTTATTAGcctaatacataattatattggAATAACCTTCCTAGTCAGGAATTTGTTAGAGTCATGGCAtgttgaaaaaaatgagaagataaAATACAGTCTTTAAAGAATGAAAAGGTGATAATGGAAGATGAAGAGTTAGATTTGGGTGTGTGTAGAAGGAAAAGTCGACgaggaaatatggagaggaaTAGCTAacattaggttttttgtttttgcaaatatgtACAGAAACATTGTACTCTGGGGCTTCCTGTAATATGTTCACACACATAGttcaaaagagttttaaaaaccaGCACTATATTAGTTGGACCGTTTCCCACATAGATACCTCACCTTGGATTAtgtaaagttcttttcttttatttttttgtaattttttcagGTAGTAATAAGttcttgttggatattttcttcattttcatttcaaatattacccCCCCCCCGGAAACCCTCTATACaatcccttctccccctgcttctatgaaggtgttcctctACACACCTACCCAGTACCACCTCTCTGCCCTCagttcacctacactggggcatctattgagccttcataggaccaagaaccacTCCgcccactgatgcatgacaaggacatcctctgcaactTCTGCTGCTGGAGCTTCGTGTACTCCTtgttccctgggagctcttgggggactggttggttgatattgttgttcttcctatgggactgcaatccccttcaactcctttgttcctttctctaactactctattgtggaccctatgctcagtccaatgattggttttgagcatctgtccctgtatttgtaaggctctggcagggtcactcaggagacagccataccagcctctttctcgatgcacttcttggcatccacaaagttgtctgggtttggtaactgtatatgggatgaatcttcaggtgggacagtctctggattacTTTTCCTCCAGTTTTTGCTCTactctttatctccatatttgctcctgtgagtattttgttctccttctaagaaggaccgaagcacccacacttttgtctcctttcttcttgagcttcgtaTGGTTTGTGAATTCTACCTTGGTTATTTatagtttttgggctaatatccacttatcagtgagtgcataccaagtgTGTTATTTtgccattgggttacctcactctggatgaaaatttatagttCTATAATTTGGctaagaagttcatgaattcatcacttttatttatttatttatttatttatattagatattttctttatttacatttcaaatgttattccctttcctagtttctctcctgaaaatcccctatcctctaccccctcctcctgctcaccaatccaccctctTCTAATTCCTGGCCTAAGAATTTTCCTATACTGGGGCTTAAAACCTTCTCAGTAAAAAGGGCCtcgcctcccattgatgaccgactaggccatctactgctacttatgcagctagagccatgattcccataatgcattttatttcattaatggtttagtcccagggagctctggggttactggttatttcatattgttgttcctcctatggggctgcaaacccctgcagctgaaagggtactttctctagcttcttcaatgGGGGGTTTTGTCCtctatctaatggatgactgtgaacatccacttctatatcagtcaggtactggcagagcctctcagtagacagttataccagtctcctgtcagcaagctcttgttggcatctgcaatagtatctgcgtttggtggtggtttatggaatggatcctcaagtgaggcagtttctggatggtcactccttcagtctctgctccatactttgtctctgtaacttcttccatgggtattttgttcacccttctaaggaTTGATGTGTCcacctttggtcttccttcttcttgagtttcatgtgttttgcaaattgtatcttgggcattctgagcttctgggctaatattcacttatcagtgggtgcatatcacatgtgtctttttgtgattgtgttacctcaatcatgatgatatcctccagatctatctattcctctaaaattttcatgaattcttgtttttaatagctgcatattactccattttgtaaatgtaccacattttctgtatccattcctttgttgagggacacctagttttttccagcttctggctattataaataaggctgctatgaacatagtggagcatgtgtccttcttaccagttggggcatcttctggatatatgcccaggagaagaattGCTGTATCTTCTGGTAGAAATATgccctattttctgaggaactgccagattgatttccagattggGTGTACTagcttgtactcccaccagcaatagaggagtgttttgctttctccacatccttgcaagcatctgctgtcacctgagcttttgatcttagctattctgactggtgtgaggtggaatcttagtgttgttttgattttcatttccttgatgaataaggatgctgaacatttttttaggtgcttctcagcccttcagtattccttagttaagaattctttgtttacctctgtaccccatttttaaatacgcttatttgattttctggagtctaacatcttgagttttatatatatatatatatatatatatatatatatatatatatacacacatatacatatatataatgatataacgatataactatataactgtatatacatatatatgaatgattggtaaagatctttttccaatctgttggctgttgttttgtctcACTAAGAGTGTCTTTTACCATACAAAAGCTTGacaattttaagaggtcccatttgttgattcttgatcttacagcacaagcccattgctctgttcaggaatgtaCCCCGTGTGCCcaaatctttgaggctcttcctcactatctcctctataactttcagtgtctctggtttcatgtggagttttTGATCCATGTAGACTTGAAATTTGgacatggagataagaatggatcaattcacattctcgtacatggtaactgccagttgagccagcaccatttgttgaaatgctgtcttttttccactggatgattttagctcccttgtcaaagatcaagtcaccataggtgtgtgcattcatttctgggtcttcaattaccTTGATCAACTGTCTGcccctgtaccagtaccatgaagcttttatcacaattgctctgtagtacaggttgaggtcaggcatggtgattccaccagagattcttttatcattgagaagagtttttggtatcattggttttttgttattccagatgaatttccaaattgccctttctaatttgttgaagaattagaaattcttggaattttgatggggtttgcattgaatctgtagagtgcttttggcaagacagccatttttactatattgatcctgccaatccatgagtatgggagatttttccatcttctgagatctttgatttctttcttcagagacttaaagttcttatcatacagatctttgacttccttagtttgagtcacacaggtattatatattatttgtgactattgtgaagggtgttgtttccctaatttctttctcagcctgtttatcctttgtgtagagaaaggccattgacttgtttgagttaattttatatccaactacttcattgaagctgtttatcaggtttaggagttctctgatggaatttttggggtcacttatatatactatcatatcatctgcaaatagtgatatttttacttcttcctttccaatttgtctccccttaacctccttttgttgtctaatttttatggctaggactttgagtactatattgaatatgtagggagaaagtgggcaaccttgtctactccctgattttagtgggattgcttccagcttctcaccatttactttgatgttggctactggtttgtagtacattgcttttatcatgttttgtttggtcctggaattcctgatctttctaaaacttttttcatgaaggggtgttggattttctcaaatgctttcccagcatccaacgagataatcatgtggtttttgtctttgagtttgtttatataatggattatgttgatcgatttctgtatattaaaccatccctgcatccctggaatgaaacctacttggtcaggatggatgattgttttgatgtgttcttggattcggttagcgtgaattttattgactatttttgcatcgatagtcataagggaaattggtctgaaattctctatctttgttgggtctttttgtggtttaggtatcagagtaatt
This Mus musculus strain C57BL/6J chromosome 7, GRCm38.p6 C57BL/6J DNA region includes the following protein-coding sequences:
- the Vmn1r244 gene encoding vomeronasal 1 receptor Vmn1r99, giving the protein MSDHAKSLKSTEEVALQLLLLCQFGVGTLANVFLFVHNFYPVLTGSKQRPRQVILSHMAVANALTLFLTIFPNNMIAFAPKTPPTELKCKLEFFSHMVARSTNLCSTCVLSIHHFVTLVLVNRGKLILRASVPNFVSYSCYSCWFFSVLSNIHIPIKVTGPQITDNNTDSKSNLFCSTSGFIGGIVFLQFSYDATFMSIMVWTSVSMILLLHRHRQRMQHILTPNQYRRGQAKSRATHTILMLVVTFVSFYLLNFICIIFHTLLMHSHLFIRLVSEVLAAVFPSICPLLLIFRDPKDPCSVLFNC